In Gimesia panareensis, the genomic window TGACGAGTCACGACAATTAATGAATCTGTTTTGTTTATTCAGAATCTAATCGTCTATTACTTTTATGTGGTATCTCCTCATGACGTACCCCGCATTCAAAGCAGCCCTGGCACATGTGGCTCCCGTGTTTCTGGACAAAGACCGTACCGTTGAGAAGGCCTGTTCGCTGATGCGAGAGGCGGCTCGCAACGGGGCGGAGCTGATTGTCTTTCCAGAGACCTACATTCCCGCGTTTCCAGTCTGGTGTGCTTTGCAGGCACCGATACACAACCATGATCTGTTCCGCGAACTGGCGGCGAATACAATTCAGGCGGATGGCCCAGAGCTGGCAACAATTGCAGAAATGGCCCGCGAATGCGGGATCTTCGTTTCGATGGGCTTCAATGAAGGGACGACGGTCAGCGGGGGTTGCATCTGGAATGCCAATGTGCTGATCAGTGACGAAGGGACGGTGTTGAATCATCACCGCAAGATCGTCCCCACGTTTTATGAGAAGCTGGTCTGGGCGCCCGGTGACGGGGCCGGACTGGTAGTGAGTCCCACACGACTGGGACGGGTAGGGATGCTGATCTGCGGCGAGAATACGAATCCCCTGGCCCGGTTTACGCTGCTCGCCCAGGGAGAGCAGGTGCATCTCTCGACCTATCCGCCAGTCTGGCCGTCGCATGATCCGGCGGTGCATGAAAACTACGATCTGAAAAATGCGATCCTGATCCGCGCGGGAGCGCATTCGTTTGAAGGGAAGCTGTTCAACCTGGTGGCCTCTGGTTACCTGGATCGGGAGGCGCGGGATCGCCTGGCCGGCCGGGACCAGGAAGCGGGACGCATTCTGGACGCGAGTCCGCGGGGTATCTCGGTCGCCATTGGACCGAACGGGACGCCGATCAGTGAGATCAGGCAGGAAGAGGAAGGCCTGCTGTATGCCGACGTCGATCTCTCTTTGTGCGTGGAACCGAAACAGCTGCACGACCTGGTGGGCGGCTACAATCGGTTTGACATTTTCCAGTTGACCGTCGATCGCAGTGCACAGCGGCCGATTCGATTTCGTGCGAATGGCACTGACGAGGACAATGATACCCCGGAAGCGGACACACTGACATTCCGGTCATAAGCTGGTGCTGCATACCCGATCAAACGAGTGGGCCTGGCTGGATATTATCTTTTTAAAATGAATTTTTTACGGAAACGGTGAATTCTTTCATCCCGCTTACGTTATATTCGTGCAGTGGGAAAACCTGTCATATTCCAGCTCACAGCAACATTATTAAAAGTGACTTCCGCACATGACCACGAATTACGATCCGATTGCCGAGCAGTACAAACGGTCCAAACAGATGCCGTGGCGGACGTTTGTGGAAGGCTATACGTTGATGGAACTCGCGGGCGACCCGAGTGGTCTGTCGGTGCTGGATGTGGCCTGCGGGGAAGGTTTTTACACGCGGATGATGCGCCAGCGGGGCGCGGACCGCGTGACCGGCGTGGATCTGTCACAGGGCATGATCGCGCTGGCGCAACAGCAGGAAAACGCGCACCAGCAGGGGATCGCTTATATCGTCGGCGATGCCCGGGAGCTGCCGGTCCAGGAAGAATACGATCTGGCAATTGCCGCATATCTGTTGAACTACGCCCGCACGCGCGAGGAACTGCAGTCGATGTGCGACGGTATTTCGCGGGCGCTCAAGCCGGGCGGCCGGTTTGTGACGGTCAACAGCAGCCCGGCGTTTCATTTTCCCGCGAGTCCTTCGTTTCGGCAGTTCGGCTTTGAAACGCAGGCGGTCGGCGACTGGCAGGAAGGAACGCCGATCACCTGGACGTTTCACCTGGAAGACGGGCCGTTCGACATCGAGAACTATTACCTGAGTGTCGCGACCCACGAAGACGCGTTTCGCCAGGCCGGCTTCAGCGAAGTCCGCTGGCATCCGCCGCAACTCGCGCCCGACGGACTAGAGGACCAGACCAGCGAATTCTGGGAACCGCTGCTGAAGAATTCGCCGATCGCGTTTATTGAGTGTGTGAAGTGAAGTTTCCGTTGTGACACTCTCATACATAAAAGAATGATCCACATGGGTCCTGCCTCCGTTCTGATGGTGCACTGCTGCAAGCAAGTCGTGATAGATCATGCTTGGCGACTGCATACCTGTCGAGTATCATAGTGTTTTCCTTCGAGAGTATGTCATCTTTACAGACAACGGAGCCCTGACAGCGCATGGACTATGCAGAAAAACTGGAATCAATGCTTGCGCTGATCTGCAATGACGTCTACAAGATCATTTCAGCGCATCTCGATCAGGCGGAGGAGTATCTGGATTCCGGAGAATTAGCAAACCAGAGCCGGGACCTGTTTCAGTTTGCCACTCAAAACGAGGGGGCGCTGCTCAGGCCGGTAATCAATGCCGCCGCGATGTGTGATGTGTTTTCCGTGTTGCGTGACAGTCTGCTGGTCGATTATCACATGGATCACAAAGAACTGGGGCGCGCCGGGGAGATTCTCAATCAATCTCTGTCCCGTTACTGCTGGCGGGAAGACTACCGGCAATATCAGGATGCAACCGACGTACGTCAAATGCGGAAGTTCTTGACGCAGTGGGAGGCAGATCCGTCCTGGCTGGGTGGTGCCATTCTGGAGGGAGCGCTGGTCGATCCGTTCGGCGATTTCGTGATCCTGGCCTGTCTGATCAGTCACTCTCCCCGCCCCTTCCAGACTTATCAAAAGATCCTGCTGCTGACCGCCAAACTGATTCTGGAAGCAAACGGGACCAGCCGGGAGGACCGAACATTTTTTGCTGACCTGAAACAACGGCTCAAAGAAATCGAGAGCAGCATCAACAGCAGTCTCCCCGCGGTTCCCGAACCCTCCTCTTCCGGAAAACCGCAGGCAGAACCAACCGCGGGTGAGCCGGAGCAGATCCAGCCGGCAAAAGCACTCCAGCAGGGATTGCAGGAACTTCAGACCCTGATCGGTCTGGATTCGGTGAAAGCCGAGGTCACGAGCCTGACCAATTTTCTCAAAATCCGACAGCAGCGGATCGCACAGGGAATGCCTGTTGCTTCGCAGACGTTGCATTTTGTGTTTACCGGAAATCCGGGAACCGGCAAGACAACGGTGGCTCGCATTCTGGCAAAGATTCTGTACGGATTTGAAATCCTGAAGACCTCGAATTTCATCGAAGCCGACCGGGCAATGATGGTGGGAGGCTATGTCGGTCAGACGGCGATCAAAGCCAATGAGGTGATTGCCAAAGCGACCGACGGTGTGTTGTTCATTGACGAAGCTTACACGCTGGCCAAAAAAGGAGCACAAGATTTTGGCCAGGAAGCGATCGACACTTTGTTGAAAAAGATGGAAGATCTGCGGGAGCGACTGGTCGTGATCGTCGCCGGCTATCCGAACGAGATGGCAGAGTTCATCGAATCGAATCCGGGTCTGGAGAGTCGCTTCAGCCGCTATATCGTGTTTGAGGATTATCATGTGGCTGACCTCTGTCAGATTTTCGAACTCATGTGCCGTTCCAATGCCTATGAGCTGACGCCGGCTGCCCGGGGGAACCTGGCCATCATTCTGAACCGGGTCTTTGCAGATCGGGACGAGAATTTCGGGAATGCGCGGCTGGTGCGGAACGCCTACGAGCGAACCCTGAGCAATCACGCGAACCGGCTGGCGACCAGCGATGAACCGATCACCCGAGAGTCGCTGGCGACGATCGAAGCGGTCGATCTGCCTTACGAGATCGCGAAAGAGTTCAGTCGGCCGTACGATCTAAGCGATTCTCAATGGCGTGTAAACTGCCCGAATTGCGAGAATGCGACCACTGCGGATCTCTCCTGCCTGGGCGAAATCGTCAAATGCAAAAGCTGCGGCACCCGTTTCCGCTGTCCGTGGTGGAACCTGGATCGAGATACGGTCCCCTCACTGAGCGGCTTTGAACTATATGAACGGGCGAGTGATCTGAACGGTTACGATGTGCAGGCGGAGGAGTGAAACCGAAACCTTAGATTGCGAAAGGCTGAGTTATCGTGCCTGATTTCTCTAATTCTGATCGGTACCACTCTGTTACAGGAGCAGAAGAACCATTGCCTGTCAAAAACGACTGAGCGGCCGAGTCTCAAGGGAAGTATGACTTCCGCCAGGCCGGGCTCAGCGAGGTGCGCTGACATCCGCCGCAACTCGCCCCCGATGGACTGCAGGAGCGCACGCGCCAGTTCTGGGAACCGCTGCTGGAGGATTCGCCGATTGCGTTTATGATTGAGTGTGTGAAGTGAATCATGCCGTCGGCGCGTCTGTTTCAGTCTGGCGACTTCGCTTCAGGTTTCTGTTCGAACGATGTCGCTGGATGAAGAGCAGCAACAATCCGCCTGCGATCAGCAGATTCAGGATGAGCACGAGTCTGCGTGACTGGCTTTTACCGGCAGAGCCAGCTTTGTCGTCATGGGAAGGTGTTGAAATTGCTGCCAGGCCGTACGTTTTCAGATCAAAGCGGGAGTCGGGGATGGGGCCGATTCTCACTGCTGTCAGTTCTGCTGTCTGGACGGCTTCATACACGCGCTTGCCGGCCTGATCCTGGATCGTATGATCAATCTGCAAGACCGCGGGCAACCACATTCCGCCGTGCTGCTCATATTTGTCGATGCGGCCTTCATAGAAGACCCGTTGTGTGGGATCATGGCTGGCGGCAACGCCTCCCTCCGGGGTGCGGACTTTGCGAAAAATCCAGTTTCGTTCGGGCTCCAGCGAAACCGTTCCCTCATGAATATTTGGTTTCTGCCCGGCAATCAGGGTATCTTCCGGAAGCTTGAATGAAACCTCCACCAGAGGCACCCCATCCTGAACGGTACGCTCGATGCCGGTAATGGCTCCGGGTAGTTCGAAATAATCGAGCCAGCGCTGACTGAACCAGGCGAACGAAGCATAGGCGTATGCATCCACATTCGATGAGAGGGCAAACTGGATTGAATCCGGATCCAGCAGTGCATGCATGTAGATTTCGAACGGATCTGTACTGGAATTCCTTCTCAGCAGTACTGTGACTTCATCTGTATGACAGAAGTGGACGCGGGTAAAAATATTTTGCGACGGTTTCTGATCCCGGGATGTCAGAATGTCTCCCCGGCTGGCGGCAAGCGGATCTTTGTTCTGAGGCGCCCGTACAAAGATGGTGCGCTGATAATTTCCCCGTCGCGGCAATTGTTCGGTCAGATCCATTTCAAAATCGACAATTTGCGCGATCTGATTGTCTACTGCTGACCGATAGATTTTCAAAAATTCTTCCGGTGTGAGAGTTTCATCGGCAGCAGAAACCGAAGCACCTGAGAAGGGGAGCAACAAGGCAGACACACAGCAGCAGATCAGCGTCCGAAACAACATCCGGAATATTTCCTTAGGGTAAAAATGTGGGGCGAAACGCAGGGGGCACTGTCGCAAATCATGGTTTGAATTGAACTTTCCGTTTCCAGACCGTCTGGTCCTGTTCGACGAAAACAATCGCAGGTGTGCCCCCTTCCGGCAGAGGCAGATGTACGTTGACGTCCAGTGCGATTTCTTCTCCGGGAAGCAGTTTCCGGGGAAGTTCGAATAAGCGTTCAATACAGACACAGCGAGCAGAAAATCCGACCACCCGCACGGATGCTGACGTCTGATTGGAAATCGTAATCTGTGTCAGTACCGTATCGTCTGATGTTTCCGTTGACGACTTGTCGCTGGATCTGACCTGAATGGGAGTCGAAATGACAACCTCGGAGGCCGTCGTTTTTTCCATCTTATAGAGCCAACCCCAGGAGGCCAGGCAGACGCCGATGCCCAGGATACACAGACCTGTAAAATAAAAGTTCTTTTGGGGTGCAACAGCAGTATTCGTCAATGATTCAATCCGAATATGTCGTGACTGGGAACAGGCAGCGGTTACGTATAACTCCAGAGAGGAGAGTGTTAAATCGACTCGTTTTGTTTATTTTATTGAAAATTGCTTTGGTATTGTACAAAAATTATTGATGGTGTTCATTCAATGTGAAGTGAATTTCTCAGGTGTCCTCAATCGTTGGATGGTTTAAACAAGTGAGATGAAACAGACCCCGGCTGACATTCATATTCGTGACGCCAGAAGCGATGATGCTGAAAGAGTGGCTGTGATCAGTGAAGCCGCTTTTGCTCCCTTGAGATCCATCTATCGACCGACGGGAGCCACGATCGCCCGGCAGGCAGAACGCGCTCAAACGGGAACGCGACTGGTGGCTGAGATTGACGGAGAAATTGCGGCGACCGTGCAGTATGACCAGCATTCAGACCACCTGCATTTGATCGGTCTGGCCGTGCATCCCGATTATCAGCGTCGCGGTATCGCTGGCTGTCTGCTGGAGGAAATCTGTCAACGGGCGATTCTGCTGGCGCAGCCTGCGGTCGTGCTGGTTACAATCAAAGAGACGGGGAATGTTCCGCTGTTCGAAAAACTGGGATTTCGAGTCACTCACGAAGAGGTGGCGACCTGGTGTGTCAGCGAGACTTACCCGCTGCTACATGATGTCAAAATGGAACGGGTGGTTTTGTAGTTGGCTGCAGAAAATGTGTTTCTCTAATATATTTTTGAGCGGCACGGCGCTAGCCGCCGGTAATTTATCACCAGTCTGTTGTAATCACCGGTGGCTAGCGCCATTCCGCTCAGTTGACTTTACGTATCATAAACGCCCGCTCAATTTATAACCGTTCTTACGTAACTAAAACGCGAAATTTCATAACGGGCGAAAAGTCAGTGTCAAAATCTTCGCCTGGTTTGACTATACTGAAACCAGTGAAGTACCAACCTGAGACTCAATCGAGAGGAGAAACGATATGACCGCCCACCGTATCACCCGTCGCGAAGCGCTGCAGACGACAGCTGCCCTGGGAGCCGGCCTCTGGCTGGGAACGTCGACTCGACCGACGCGGGCCGCCGCGAATGAGAAACTGAATGTCGCCGTGATTGGCGTCGGGGGACGGGGGGCGGCGAACCTCAGCGGCGTCGGTAAGACGGAAAACATCGTCGCGCTGTGTGATGTGGACGACAAGCGGGCGGGCAAAGCCTTTGAACGGTATCCCCAAGCGAAGAAGTACGCCGACTACCGCCGGATGCTGGACGACATGGAAAACCAGATCGACGCCGTCGTCGTCAGTACGCCCGACCACACGCACTTTCATCCCTCGATGATCGCGATGACGATGGGCAAACATCTCTACTGCGAAAAGCCGATGGCCCATTCGGTCTGGGAAGTCCGCGAGATGACGAAACTGGCCGCGAAGAACAAACTGGCGACGCAGCTGGGCATGCAGCGACACGCACTGTCGAACATGCACCGGGCCGTCGAACTGATCAAGTCGGGTTCCATCGGCGAAGTGAGCGAAGTTTACAGCTGGATCGGTTCGAACCGGGGCATGCCGCCTGAACCGGTCAAGACGGTTCCGCCGCCGAAGACTCTCGACTGGAATCTGTGGATCGGGCCGGCGAAGTTCCGTCCGTATGCGGTCAACTCCAAGGGTGAGGGGGTGCTGGCACCGTACAACTGGCGGTTCTGGTGGGATTACGGCACCGGGGAGACCGGCAACTGGGGCTGCCACATTCTGGACATCCCCTTCTGGGCGCTTGACCTGAAATACCCGACGCACGTGGAGGCCTCGGGACCGAAGATCGACGCCGAGCGGACGCCTCGCGAAATGCAGACCAGCTTCGCATTCCCCGCCAACGACAAACGGGGGCCGATCAAACTGCACTGGTCGCAGAGTCCGAAAGGCCCCGCCATTCTCAAAGAGAAGGGAGTCAAACTGAAGGGCGCCAACACGCTGTTCATCGGCTCCAAGGGGATGCTGTTGACCGGCTTCGGTTCACTGAAACTGTTCCCCGAAAAAACGTTCGCAAACTTCAAGGCCCCGGACCACTTCATCCCCGATTCGCCCGGGTTCTACCAGGAATGGACCGAAGCCTGCAAGGGAGGCCAGCCGGCGACCTGCAACTTCGAGTATTCCGGCCCGCTGTCGGAAACCGTGCTGCTGGGGAACACCGCCTACCGCGCGGGCGGCGGCTTCGACTGGGATGCGCCGACGCTGACCGCTGAAGGGAATGACCGTGCGAAAGAATATCTGACTTCACACTTCCGCAAAGGGTGGGAGGAGTTTACGAGTTAGGTTGAACGTGTTTTGAGTTCACCGAATTCCTGAGCGGAATGGCGCTAGCCACCGGTAACTTCTTTACAGCGCGTGATACAACACCGGCGGCTAGCGCCGTTCCGCTCAGTTTATCACTAGACCGTCCCAGGGAATTCGTCTGATGAAACGACGCACTCGAATCTGGATCAGAGTGATCAGTCTGCTGGTTCTGATCGCGGTGCTGCATTTTGGCTATTCGTTCTTTGTCGTTGCTCGCCAGCATCGGCGCGCCAGTTCTCGATTTTACTCTTACCTAACCTTACTATATGACTTCAACACGTTAAATCTCATCGATGATCGATATGATCACAGTTTTGAGATCTGGAATAGCGGGAGTTATGCGATGGCCCCGTTGAATCGGGAAGGCCCGGACGGCACGCCGCTTTACAGCTGGCGGTTTGCGGAATATCTGACCTGGCCGGTGCCACTGCCTCATGATCTGCCCTGGACTGCTGAGGAATATCGATACACCAGAGATAGCAGCCCTGTCCCGTATATCTTCAGTAATGAAGGAGATTCCGAAACGTTTGTTTTTGCCATGGCGGGACCGGATACTGCCTTTGACCAAAACAACCGGACGCTGGTGAATGCATTGCCAGAAAATCTGATTCTGTTTGCAGACGTGTATCAGAGCAACACGCACTGGATGCAGCCAGGCGACTTTAATGTGGAAACACTGCCGGACAAAATCAACGTGCCAGGCGGCCTGGGATCTGCCGATTATCCCGGCTTTTTCGTCTGTTTCGTGGATGGCCAGATCTGGTGGTTGAGTGATGAGACACCGCTCGATCTCGTCAAACGTTTCTGCACGATCACTGGTGCTCGTGACGTCGATCGCAGGCTACTGGAGCCTTACTGTCGAGAGAAAGCTCAGGCCATCAAAGAGAATCTGCAGTGGTTACCACAAGAGGAGTCTACGAAGGATAAACCGGAAACTCAGAACGTTGCCACTGGCTGCTAAAGCACACCGCTTGCTAGTCTTCCGGCCACATTGAGAGATCCCATTTGGCGATGCCCATGTGGTAGCGCTGGTGCCAGGGGAGGGCGTGGGCCGCGTATTCGGGTTGCTTGGGACCGAAGTAATACGCGGTGACGATCGAGCCATCATCCAACTGGACACTGGAGGGGTAGCCGGAATCGGTTTTGTGCCAGTCGCGGGCCGGGCTGGAGAGGAGCACGACCGGGATCGACCATTTTTCGCCGCCGTTCTCGCTGATCCGCATCACGACGCCGAACAGCCCCGGGATGCGACTGGTAATCGAACAGAGCAAGCGTCCGTCGGCCAGTTCGAGCAGGTGGGCGTTCTCCTGTCCCTGGGGTGCCATCAGGCGGGGGTCGGACCAGGTCTTACCGGCATCCGTCGAGCGGATGAAAATCTCGCCGCTGCCGTGCGGAATAGCGCGGTCCATCATATCACGACAGTCCGTGCGACAGACGGCCAGCCATTCGCCATTCCTGCGGCGCAGGACGAAGGTTTCATTCACGTCCTCGGCCAGCGCCTGCTCTTCGCCCCAGGTCTTGCCGCCGTCCCGGCTGAAGATCACCGCGGAACAGGACCGTTTGGGTTTGACGCTCAACCGCTTATAGACGGGAGAAACCAGGGTGCCGTCGGGGAGCGAGAAAATATCGCCGTGCGGCACCAGGGCGATATCCATATCGTGACGGTCCCAGGTCTTGCCCTGATCGGTGGAGATGCAGCGTTGCAGTTTCAGGTAGGGTCGTTTTTGTCCTTTGTGATAGCCGCTGACCAGCGTTACCAGGTGGCCATCGGCATTCAGGCCGGTCGAGTGGTTCATGCGGATCGCGTCCGGCTCTTCGGGATGGGCGGAGACTTTGCTGCGAAACTTCCAGCTGATGCCGGCGTCCTGACTGATCCAGAGTTCGATATCGCTGTTGTCGCCGTAGCCGTGACTCGGATGATTGTAAACCACCGCTGCGAGTTCGCCGTTGGGGAGTTTCGTGAGGTTGGGCCAGAGCCCTTTGTTATCGATGGCCACGTAGAAACGGGCCCCGGGCAGCATCTGACAGCCCTGCAATCCCTGAGAAGAGACGGGGGTGTTCGCAGCATCGGCGGCACCATTTCCCAGCAGCAGGGGGGCGGCTGCGGTGGCTGCCGCCTGTTTCAACAGCTGGCGACGCGGTAGTTTTTGATTGGACTCGGCAGCAGAGGAGGCATCCACGGGGCAAGACCTTTCGGTTGGGATGAGGGCAGGAAAGTAACTCAGGATCTTCATCGTAAACCAGTGCTGATTGAGAATCCAGAAAAATTGAAAGCGAGGAACAGCAAAAAAAGATCAGAGAAGCGATGGACGGTTACAAGTACGAGCCGTAGTCCTTACCGCTCCCCATGAATTTCTGATGATCTCATTAAATTAAGCTGTCATTCCTGAAAACGGCGGTTTATGCTGAAAGTGTTCTCTGTGATTTTTCATTTCTGACAGGGAGGCCTGATCATGGGCAGTTTTGCGAACAGTGTGCACGTACGGTCGAATGATTCCGATGAAGTCATCTCAGCCATCCAGACAATCCTGCAGACCGATGGGTATGAGCCCACCGACGAGGAGCCCGATGAAGAAGCGATGTGGGGCATGCCCTCCGCGCACCGGGCCCTGCATGTCAGTCAGCCGGTGAATGGCTGGGTAAACCTGCTGGATTCGGACCTGCTGGGCAGTGCGAACCTGTCTGCGGAACTCTCACTGCAGTTGCAGTCCCCCGTGATGCAGTTCTTTGTGAACGACAGCGATTCCTGGGCCTACGTGCTGTATGAACGGGGAGACGAGTCGGACGGCTTTGATTCCTCTGGCGGCCTGATGGGGGGCGGCATGTGGGATGAGAGCATGCCGGAAACGATTCCGTTCGCTGCAGAAGGCAACATGGAGCAGAAAGCACTGGAGGCCATGCAACAGATTGAAGCGGCCATGCCGGCTGAGATTCGGGCGATCCAGCAAAAGATCAACCAGGGACAGGCATCGCAGGATGAGTTTCTGCAGTTGAGCCAGTGGATACAGGAACATTCGCGGCAGTTCATGGATCAGTTCCGCTCGGACATTGTGCACTCCATGGAACAACCGGAACGGGTGCAGGAAGATTTATCTCCCCACATCGAACCGTTGCGACCGCTGCTGGTCGCGGGTGTCACGGATGAACGGGTGCTGAAACTTTTGGATGAACAGGCTGTCTTTGCGGAAGAGACACTGGCCGCATTCATGCCGCTGATCGGGGTGCCTCCCATCTTTGCCAACCTGAGCTATCGCTACCTGGAGGAAATAACGACAGATGAACTGGCGGCGGAAGGGGTGCGGATGCAGTCACATCTGAAATATAAGACCGATATGCCAATGTTCTGAGCGGTTCCCCGGGTGGGAGAATGTGCCGCGGAATTGCAGTTTCTTGCAAAAGCTGGTAAGAACAGGAGAGCGACCTGCCTGAACCTGTTCTGATTTTCCCTGCTTAGGAAAGACTCTGCCCATGAAACGCTCGCATGTCCTGGCTGTCTGTTTCTGTCTGTTCGTCGCGTCCTGGCTTCACGCCGCCGAAACACCTTCCGTCACTCAAGAAACCGTCATGGTTCCGATGCGGGACGGCGTGCTGCTGGCAACCGACGTCTATCGCGATCCGAATCTGAAACAGGCACCCGTGCTGCTGATGCGGACGCCTTACAACAAGGACCGCGTGAA contains:
- a CDS encoding carbon-nitrogen hydrolase family protein, which encodes MTYPAFKAALAHVAPVFLDKDRTVEKACSLMREAARNGAELIVFPETYIPAFPVWCALQAPIHNHDLFRELAANTIQADGPELATIAEMARECGIFVSMGFNEGTTVSGGCIWNANVLISDEGTVLNHHRKIVPTFYEKLVWAPGDGAGLVVSPTRLGRVGMLICGENTNPLARFTLLAQGEQVHLSTYPPVWPSHDPAVHENYDLKNAILIRAGAHSFEGKLFNLVASGYLDREARDRLAGRDQEAGRILDASPRGISVAIGPNGTPISEIRQEEEGLLYADVDLSLCVEPKQLHDLVGGYNRFDIFQLTVDRSAQRPIRFRANGTDEDNDTPEADTLTFRS
- a CDS encoding class I SAM-dependent methyltransferase, which encodes MTTNYDPIAEQYKRSKQMPWRTFVEGYTLMELAGDPSGLSVLDVACGEGFYTRMMRQRGADRVTGVDLSQGMIALAQQQENAHQQGIAYIVGDARELPVQEEYDLAIAAYLLNYARTREELQSMCDGISRALKPGGRFVTVNSSPAFHFPASPSFRQFGFETQAVGDWQEGTPITWTFHLEDGPFDIENYYLSVATHEDAFRQAGFSEVRWHPPQLAPDGLEDQTSEFWEPLLKNSPIAFIECVK
- a CDS encoding AAA family ATPase: MDYAEKLESMLALICNDVYKIISAHLDQAEEYLDSGELANQSRDLFQFATQNEGALLRPVINAAAMCDVFSVLRDSLLVDYHMDHKELGRAGEILNQSLSRYCWREDYRQYQDATDVRQMRKFLTQWEADPSWLGGAILEGALVDPFGDFVILACLISHSPRPFQTYQKILLLTAKLILEANGTSREDRTFFADLKQRLKEIESSINSSLPAVPEPSSSGKPQAEPTAGEPEQIQPAKALQQGLQELQTLIGLDSVKAEVTSLTNFLKIRQQRIAQGMPVASQTLHFVFTGNPGTGKTTVARILAKILYGFEILKTSNFIEADRAMMVGGYVGQTAIKANEVIAKATDGVLFIDEAYTLAKKGAQDFGQEAIDTLLKKMEDLRERLVVIVAGYPNEMAEFIESNPGLESRFSRYIVFEDYHVADLCQIFELMCRSNAYELTPAARGNLAIILNRVFADRDENFGNARLVRNAYERTLSNHANRLATSDEPITRESLATIEAVDLPYEIAKEFSRPYDLSDSQWRVNCPNCENATTADLSCLGEIVKCKSCGTRFRCPWWNLDRDTVPSLSGFELYERASDLNGYDVQAEE
- a CDS encoding GNAT family N-acetyltransferase, whose protein sequence is MKQTPADIHIRDARSDDAERVAVISEAAFAPLRSIYRPTGATIARQAERAQTGTRLVAEIDGEIAATVQYDQHSDHLHLIGLAVHPDYQRRGIAGCLLEEICQRAILLAQPAVVLVTIKETGNVPLFEKLGFRVTHEEVATWCVSETYPLLHDVKMERVVL
- a CDS encoding Gfo/Idh/MocA family protein translates to MTAHRITRREALQTTAALGAGLWLGTSTRPTRAAANEKLNVAVIGVGGRGAANLSGVGKTENIVALCDVDDKRAGKAFERYPQAKKYADYRRMLDDMENQIDAVVVSTPDHTHFHPSMIAMTMGKHLYCEKPMAHSVWEVREMTKLAAKNKLATQLGMQRHALSNMHRAVELIKSGSIGEVSEVYSWIGSNRGMPPEPVKTVPPPKTLDWNLWIGPAKFRPYAVNSKGEGVLAPYNWRFWWDYGTGETGNWGCHILDIPFWALDLKYPTHVEASGPKIDAERTPREMQTSFAFPANDKRGPIKLHWSQSPKGPAILKEKGVKLKGANTLFIGSKGMLLTGFGSLKLFPEKTFANFKAPDHFIPDSPGFYQEWTEACKGGQPATCNFEYSGPLSETVLLGNTAYRAGGGFDWDAPTLTAEGNDRAKEYLTSHFRKGWEEFTS
- a CDS encoding sialidase family protein is translated as MDASSAAESNQKLPRRQLLKQAAATAAAPLLLGNGAADAANTPVSSQGLQGCQMLPGARFYVAIDNKGLWPNLTKLPNGELAAVVYNHPSHGYGDNSDIELWISQDAGISWKFRSKVSAHPEEPDAIRMNHSTGLNADGHLVTLVSGYHKGQKRPYLKLQRCISTDQGKTWDRHDMDIALVPHGDIFSLPDGTLVSPVYKRLSVKPKRSCSAVIFSRDGGKTWGEEQALAEDVNETFVLRRRNGEWLAVCRTDCRDMMDRAIPHGSGEIFIRSTDAGKTWSDPRLMAPQGQENAHLLELADGRLLCSITSRIPGLFGVVMRISENGGEKWSIPVVLLSSPARDWHKTDSGYPSSVQLDDGSIVTAYYFGPKQPEYAAHALPWHQRYHMGIAKWDLSMWPED